A window of the Comamonas sp. Y33R10-2 genome harbors these coding sequences:
- the pobA gene encoding 4-hydroxybenzoate 3-monooxygenase — MRTQVAIIGAGPSGLLLGQLLYKAGIDNIIIEQRSADYVLGRIRAGVLEQVTVDLLKQAGADERMNEEGLPHDGIELLFKGKRHRINLHDLTGGKRVMVYGQTEVTRDLMDVRAAEGLTTVYEANNVQPIDFESAKPKVRYEKDGQVHEIECDFIAGCDGFHGICRASAPQDKIKTFEKVYPFGWLGLLSDTPPVSHELIYANTERGFALCSQRSATRSRYYLQVPLTDKVEDWSDEAFWEELKKRLDPEARANLVTGPSLEKSIAPLRSFVTEPMRFGRMFLAGDAAHIVPPTGAKGLNLAASDVGYLSQAFVEYYKDNSEAGIDLYSEKALRRVWKAERFSWWMTSMLHNFPEAGEFNTKMQEAELDYIVNSEAGSTSLAENYVGLPLV; from the coding sequence GTGCGTACACAAGTCGCCATCATCGGAGCCGGTCCTTCAGGACTTTTGCTGGGTCAATTGCTGTACAAGGCTGGCATCGACAACATCATCATCGAGCAACGCAGTGCTGACTATGTGCTGGGCCGTATCCGTGCAGGGGTGCTTGAGCAGGTGACGGTGGATTTGCTCAAGCAAGCAGGTGCAGACGAACGAATGAACGAGGAAGGCTTGCCGCATGATGGTATTGAGCTGCTGTTCAAGGGAAAGCGTCACCGCATCAACCTGCATGACCTGACGGGTGGTAAGCGCGTCATGGTGTATGGCCAGACCGAAGTCACGCGTGATCTGATGGACGTGCGCGCCGCAGAAGGTCTGACCACGGTTTATGAGGCCAACAATGTACAACCCATTGATTTCGAGAGCGCCAAGCCCAAGGTTCGCTACGAAAAGGATGGTCAGGTACACGAGATCGAATGTGACTTCATCGCCGGCTGTGACGGTTTTCACGGTATTTGCCGCGCAAGCGCACCGCAAGACAAGATCAAGACGTTTGAGAAGGTCTATCCGTTTGGCTGGCTGGGCCTGCTGTCGGATACGCCTCCCGTCTCGCACGAGTTGATCTATGCCAATACCGAGCGTGGCTTTGCTCTGTGCAGCCAGCGCAGCGCCACCCGCAGCCGCTACTATCTGCAAGTGCCTTTGACCGACAAGGTCGAAGACTGGAGCGATGAGGCCTTCTGGGAAGAGCTCAAAAAGCGTCTCGACCCCGAAGCCCGCGCCAATTTGGTAACTGGCCCTTCGCTGGAAAAGAGCATTGCCCCCCTGCGCAGCTTTGTCACTGAGCCCATGCGCTTTGGACGTATGTTCCTGGCGGGTGATGCAGCGCACATCGTGCCGCCTACGGGCGCTAAAGGTCTGAACTTGGCAGCATCCGACGTAGGCTATTTGTCGCAAGCCTTTGTGGAGTATTACAAGGACAATTCAGAAGCCGGTATCGACCTTTATTCTGAGAAGGCGCTGCGCCGCGTCTGGAAGGCTGAACGCTTTTCGTGGTGGATGACTTCCATGCTGCACAACTTCCCAGAAGCGGGCGAGTTCAATACCAAGATGCAAGAAGCCGAGCTTGACTACATCGTGAACTCTGAAGCGGGTTCTACATCGCTGGCTGAAAACTATGTAGGCCTGCCATTGGTGTAA
- a CDS encoding 2OG-Fe dioxygenase family protein has product MTHIIFSPPYTAAAKAAQSLRTSGYAVLQPEVFAQWMGLNVSDLHVIDADWQGLPPDAFLKDGGRYRRRRHSCFVSEGSAVQQVPHRAHWQPVEYNALHGGMQRLFDPMLDATVQNPAWLKMINALGQLSDQVFCANDLPQRWFVEAHQFRIDTTDGIGRPTPEGAHRDGVDLVAVLLVNRQGVKGGETRVFEAAGPSGQRFTLTEPWSVMLLDDARMIHETTPIQPTEPGGVRDTLVLTYRRGNFQGANL; this is encoded by the coding sequence ATGACGCACATCATATTTTCCCCTCCCTACACGGCAGCGGCTAAGGCGGCTCAGTCTTTACGTACCAGTGGCTATGCAGTGCTGCAGCCAGAGGTCTTTGCCCAGTGGATGGGGCTTAATGTGAGTGATTTGCACGTGATAGATGCGGACTGGCAGGGTCTGCCGCCTGATGCTTTTTTGAAAGACGGTGGCCGTTACCGCCGCCGTCGCCACTCCTGCTTTGTGAGCGAGGGCAGTGCCGTGCAGCAAGTGCCGCACCGCGCCCACTGGCAGCCTGTGGAGTACAACGCTTTGCACGGTGGCATGCAGCGCTTGTTTGATCCCATGCTGGATGCAACTGTGCAAAACCCAGCTTGGCTAAAGATGATTAATGCTTTGGGGCAGTTGTCTGATCAAGTTTTCTGCGCCAATGACTTGCCGCAGCGTTGGTTTGTGGAAGCGCATCAGTTTCGCATCGACACCACAGACGGCATTGGCCGCCCCACGCCTGAAGGCGCACACCGTGATGGCGTGGACTTGGTGGCGGTTTTGCTGGTCAATCGCCAAGGCGTAAAGGGCGGTGAGACCCGCGTGTTCGAAGCCGCAGGTCCAAGCGGACAGCGCTTTACGCTGACTGAGCCTTGGTCTGTGATGCTGCTCGACGATGCGCGCATGATTCATGAAACCACGCCTATTCAGCCAACTGAGCCCGGCGGTGTGCGGGACACGTTAGTGCTGACCTATCGACGTGGAAACTTTCAG